GGGGACCATACCTTGGAACAAATTAAGACAGCCCCCCTTAATCATGAAGGAACATTGGAGGAAGGCATTCACCAATATCGAGGTGGTTTTACCCTGGATCAGGGAACCTGTGGCTTTACAGTGCGAGTTCGACCGGAACATCCGCTCTTTGCCACAAAATTTGAATTACCTCTGACCAGTTGGGCCCATAGTTTTTAATAGCAAGATACCTGGTTTTGCCAGGTATTTTTCTTTAACCATTTTGGAAGAAGTTTATTAGGAAGTTAGGAATTGGTTCTGATACGAAATAAATCTACTTTACTGTGACAAATTGTTTTGCTACTATTAAAAACGTAATTCGATAAAAGTTAATGCTGATTTTTGTAAATATTTAAAATTCAGGAGAGGTGATAAATAATGCATATTATCGTATGTGTTAAACAAGTTCCTGATACAACAGAAGTGAAAATAGATCCCGTTACAAATACATTGGACCGCTCCAGTGCGCCGGCTATTATTAATCCCTACGATAGTCACGCTGTGGAAGAGGCTGTGCGAATAAAAGAAGAACATGGCGGTAAGGTCACAGTTATTTCCATGGGACCACCTAATGCTGTGGACGTGATTAAAAGATGTATTACTTTAGGTGCAGATGACGGATATTTGTTAAGTGATAGAGCCTTTGCCGGTTCCGATACCCTGGCCACCAGTTATATCCTGTCCCAGGGTATAGCCTATATCAGCCGCCAGGAGCCAGTTGACCTAATCATATGCGGTAAGCAAGCCATTGACGGCGATACCGCCCAGGTTGGTCCGGGTATTGCCCGACGCTTAGGCATACCACAATTAACCTATGTTAATCATATCGCTGGACTGGACCTGGCAAATAAAGAAATCAAGGTTCACCGTAAACTGGATGAAGCCTACGAAGTGGTGGTAGCTAAGCTGCCCTGTCTGCTGACGGTGGAAAAAGAGATTAATGAATTAAGATATTCTACACTTCCCAACATGTTAAGGGCCGTTCGTTACCAACCCAAGGTTTTGACAGCGGCTGATCTGCAGGCAGATATATCCATGATGGGTCTCAAGGGATCTCCCACCTCGGTCAGCAAAATTTTTGCACCTTCCCAGAGAAGCGGGGGAGAAATTCTCAAAGGCCAGGATCAACAACTTGTAAGTCAGCTTGTAGAAAAGCTGGTTCAATGCATCTAGAAGGAGTCAGACCCCAAAAAAGTCGAAAGGGTGAATAATGTGGCGGTAAAAGTAACTCCAGCCTGCATGGGCTGCCAAGCCTGTCTTGGGGCTTGCCCTGAGGAGGCTTTATATATGAATGAAGATGGCGTTTGCCGTGTTATTGAGGAAAAATGCACAGAATGCGGTCAGTGTGTGGATGGCTGCCCGGTAACTGCCCTAGAGTTGCCTAAGGTTAGCTCTGCAGAAACCACAGTGGCGGAAGCAACAGAAAATGAAACTGTCAAGCCGCAGCAACAGGACAAGCCTGCTGAGAAAGCGGTGCAGTTAAAGGGTGAGTTAGCGGCTTATCAAGGGGTTTGGGTATTTATTGAGCAAAGGGAAGGTATAGTAGCACCGGTATCTTTAGAACTTTTGGGTGCCGGGCGACAACTGGCCGATAAGCTTGGCGTGGAACTGTGCGGTGTACTGTTGGGTGACCAAGTTAGCGGCTTGGTTAATATGCTTTATGAATACGGAGCCGATAAGGTTTATCTGGCTGAGCACCCACTTTTACATTTTTATCGCACAGAAACCTATATGAAGATTTTTGTTGAATTGGTGCAACAATATAAACCGGAGATTATTTTAATGGGTGCCACCACCACCGGGCGCGATTTAGCCGGTGCAGTGGCAACGGATCTAGCCACTGGCCTAACAGCCGATTGTACTGGTCTGGATATCGATTTAGAGCAAAGACTGCTGTTAGCCACCCGGCCGGCCTTTGGCGGTAACATTATGGCCACCATTCTCTGTAAAAAGCATCGTCCCCAAATGGCCACTGTTCGTCCCAAGGTTATGAAAATGGCTGCACCGGTGCCAGGACGTCGGGGTGAATTAATTATCAGCGAGGTAAATTTGCAGGAGGAAAAGCTGTTAACCAAAGTTCTGGAGATTGTGAAGGAACAAGGGGAACAGGTCAATTTGCAAGAGGCAGAAATTATTGTGGCCGGTGGTCGTGGTTTGGGAGACCGGGAGAACTTCCGCAAGCTTTGTTTTGGTTTGGCTGAGGCCATTGGCGGCAAGGTGGGTGCTTCCCGGGCGGCTGTGGAAGCCGGTTGGATAGAACAAAAATATCAGGTAGGACAAACGGGAGTTACCGTGGCACCGAAAATATATTTTGCCCTGGGCATTTCCGGTGCCATACAACACCTGGTGGGTATTCGAGGCTCGGATATTATCATCGCTATCAACAGCGATCCGGAAGCCCCCATCTTTAAGGAGTGCACTTACGGTATTGTGGGTGATGTCTTTACCATTGTACCGCTGCTCATCGAACAGTTGAAGGAAAAAGGGGGGATTCTCTGTGCCTGAGAAATTTGATGCTATCGTGGTGGGGGCAGGCGTAGCCGGCCTAGCTGCTGCTTATAAAATGTCCCAGGCGGGCTTGTCTGTGGTGGTCATTGAACGTGGCGACTATCCCGGTGCAAAAAACGTTATGGGTGGCGTATTGTATCGTTCCATGATGGAGGATCTTATTCCTGAATTTTGGAAGGAAGCCCCGCTACAGAGACCAGTGGTGGAACAACGCTTTTGGTTCATGGATATTGATTCGGTAGTTACCACCGGTTATAAAAGTCAGGATTGGGCCAGAGAACCCTATAACTGTTTCACCGTTTTCCGGGGCCAATTTGATCAATGGTTTGCCCGTAAATGTACCGAGGCCGGTGTAGTAATTGTTAACGAAACATTGGTGGAAGAGTGTCTGGTGGAAAATGACAAGGTGGTAGGGGTACGTACCAACCGTCCGGAAGGAGATATCTATGCCAACGTGGTGGTACTGGCCGATGGGGTCAACTCTCTGTTAGCTAAACAATTGGGTTTTCACCAGGAGTGGCAACCTCAGCAAGTGGCCCTGGCTGTCATGGAAGAATTGAAATTACCCTCTGAGGTGATTGAGGAACGCTTTAATCTGGAGCCAGGGATGGGAACAACCATTGAAATATTTGGCGGTGGCACCCTGGGCTTGGTGGGCACTGCCTTTATCTACACCAACAAAGAGCATTTGTCCCTTGGTGTAGGGGCGTTACTTTCCCAGCTCAGACAGGCCAAGATAAAACCCTATGATTTACTGGAAAACCTTAAAAAACATCCTGCCGTACGTCCCCTCATCCGTAACGCAGAACCTGTAGAATACTACGCTCATTTGATTCCCGAGGGGGGATATAAGGCTGTCCCGCAATTGGTTGGCAACGGTGTGGTGGTGGTGGGTGACGCCGCCCAACTGGTCAATGGTATTCACCGGGAAGGCAGTAACCTGGCCATGACCTCCGGTCGACTGGCTGCGGAAGCTATAATTCGCGCCCATCAAATGGGAGAATTTGACCGGCGTGCCTTATCCCATTATGAAGAAACCCTGCGCAACAGTTATGTCATGGCTGACTTGAAAAAATACAAAGACTCCTCGCATCTGTTTGAGAAAAACCCCAAGTACTTTAACGAATACTTGCCTGCTGCCAACATGGCCTTGCATGAAATGCTCACAGTGGATGGTACCAGTAAGAAGGACAAACAAAAACGAATTATGCAGCGCATATTAGGTGGTAACTCCCTGTATTCTGTAGGGAAAGACCTATATCAGGCATGGAAGGCGATGAGATAATGAAAGAGAACTTCACTACCAAGATTCGCGAATTAAAAACCGAGATTAATATTGATGATAAGCTCTATTTAAACCGCTGGAAGCCGGATCATCAATCCCATTTAGAAATCATTGATCCCAAGGTGTGTGAGGCTAAATGCAGCGGTAAGGATTGCACGATCTTCTGTCCCGCCAGGGTTTATGAATGGCGGGATGGGCGTATCGCTGTAGGTTATGAAGGCTGTTTGGAATGTGGAGCCTGTCGTATAGGCTGTCCTCACCAGAACATCCGTTGGCGTTATCCAAGGGGTGGCTACGGTGTGCAATTTAGATTAGCATAATGATAAAAAGTCATGCTAAAAAGTGATCTTTATCAACGGAAAGTGATATAGATCACTTTTTTTTGTTTCTATAAGTTATATTATTGTTCCAATGGAAAACCACTAAATGGCAAACAGCATATTTTATAGAATTTTAAGAAAATTAATACTTTTGTAAGTAGGAATATGTTAGTATTTGTTGAAGTGTTTCATCTTAAGTTAAATAACTAGCTTTTTGGTGATAAAAAAATAAAGGAGGTTATGGCAATGTTCTGTAATCAATGTGAACAAACTGCTAAGGGAACAGGATGTACTGTGGTTGGGGTGTGTGGTAAAAAACCTGAAGTGGCAGCCCTGCAGGATTTGCTGCTCCATGCCCTGAAGGGGTTGGCCCTTTACGCCGGTGAAGGAAATAAACTGGGCATCATTGACCGAGAAATGGATCGCTTTACCGTAGGGGCAATTTTTACTACCTTAACTAACGTAAACT
This region of Desulforamulus ferrireducens genomic DNA includes:
- a CDS encoding electron transfer flavoprotein subunit beta/FixA family protein; translation: MHIIVCVKQVPDTTEVKIDPVTNTLDRSSAPAIINPYDSHAVEEAVRIKEEHGGKVTVISMGPPNAVDVIKRCITLGADDGYLLSDRAFAGSDTLATSYILSQGIAYISRQEPVDLIICGKQAIDGDTAQVGPGIARRLGIPQLTYVNHIAGLDLANKEIKVHRKLDEAYEVVVAKLPCLLTVEKEINELRYSTLPNMLRAVRYQPKVLTAADLQADISMMGLKGSPTSVSKIFAPSQRSGGEILKGQDQQLVSQLVEKLVQCI
- a CDS encoding electron transfer flavoprotein subunit alpha; translated protein: MAVKVTPACMGCQACLGACPEEALYMNEDGVCRVIEEKCTECGQCVDGCPVTALELPKVSSAETTVAEATENETVKPQQQDKPAEKAVQLKGELAAYQGVWVFIEQREGIVAPVSLELLGAGRQLADKLGVELCGVLLGDQVSGLVNMLYEYGADKVYLAEHPLLHFYRTETYMKIFVELVQQYKPEIILMGATTTGRDLAGAVATDLATGLTADCTGLDIDLEQRLLLATRPAFGGNIMATILCKKHRPQMATVRPKVMKMAAPVPGRRGELIISEVNLQEEKLLTKVLEIVKEQGEQVNLQEAEIIVAGGRGLGDRENFRKLCFGLAEAIGGKVGASRAAVEAGWIEQKYQVGQTGVTVAPKIYFALGISGAIQHLVGIRGSDIIIAINSDPEAPIFKECTYGIVGDVFTIVPLLIEQLKEKGGILCA
- a CDS encoding FAD-dependent oxidoreductase; the protein is MPEKFDAIVVGAGVAGLAAAYKMSQAGLSVVVIERGDYPGAKNVMGGVLYRSMMEDLIPEFWKEAPLQRPVVEQRFWFMDIDSVVTTGYKSQDWAREPYNCFTVFRGQFDQWFARKCTEAGVVIVNETLVEECLVENDKVVGVRTNRPEGDIYANVVVLADGVNSLLAKQLGFHQEWQPQQVALAVMEELKLPSEVIEERFNLEPGMGTTIEIFGGGTLGLVGTAFIYTNKEHLSLGVGALLSQLRQAKIKPYDLLENLKKHPAVRPLIRNAEPVEYYAHLIPEGGYKAVPQLVGNGVVVVGDAAQLVNGIHREGSNLAMTSGRLAAEAIIRAHQMGEFDRRALSHYEETLRNSYVMADLKKYKDSSHLFEKNPKYFNEYLPAANMALHEMLTVDGTSKKDKQKRIMQRILGGNSLYSVGKDLYQAWKAMR
- a CDS encoding ferredoxin family protein, whose translation is MKENFTTKIRELKTEINIDDKLYLNRWKPDHQSHLEIIDPKVCEAKCSGKDCTIFCPARVYEWRDGRIAVGYEGCLECGACRIGCPHQNIRWRYPRGGYGVQFRLA